The proteins below are encoded in one region of Peptoniphilus sp. GNH:
- a CDS encoding phosphodiester glycosidase family protein → MKKIRLKNILSLFTVFLLFILSFARAEDLNLVKIEEEKLTHGAIRQVYRIPIGDEQILVNLLVLDLNNKDMGIKIVPGAGKATQKATVSQMAKASNSVAMVNGDFFNMRLQGTPEGVSLLEKKLMVSPCVIENTYTLGINEEGAFIDQIKFQGKLTAANGASFPIDGLNKSYYWYEPDNSYSHQDRFQVYNDFWAAKTRGDKGNSEILLDKDGRVEQVSEGKNFDFPVPEGKTIIQASGKAMDFIYKNVSVGEKVDLKMEITPDNNWINLLGGHALLVDKYQKVPYTKDIKVLGGVRARTAAGVSENGKTLYIASVEGRTARSRGISLNALSDFFVKIGAYRAINLDGGGSTAMSIRELGATEQKRVVDPERNAGERPVVNGLGVYNLMPATGILKGVTMQGPSEMIIGESAEFKFVGAYDTALQPMDKSQITYEFYDKAQNQYWNGNYMMAKTLGKTEVVLNTDKGIGSTKEVEVKDLDQVKVRLESEKRLFGPGENFTVKIIGKKSNGNEVMLSPSVFEASLEGANGEVDAYGNVSLFDFAGSTNAKVVYKRGEKTLEYNIFDKSYALVELGINSLNYKINDKPAKLDAKPFIEDSRTLVPIRFIAEAMGAKVDWDNENRIAILNFSDKKFEIPVDKKEFYVNGEKMDIDSSAKIKSSRTFVPIRFVAENLGMEVVYNHPEKKVFILSKAGLNKTPNEEIISETQPNVNSEKEVENRKTENRKVENRKTENRKTENRKTENRKTENRKVENRKEEKKKEEKKKEEKKKIDDKIDAKTNPS, encoded by the coding sequence ATGAAAAAAATAAGACTTAAAAATATTTTGTCTCTTTTTACAGTTTTTCTTCTTTTCATTCTTTCGTTTGCAAGAGCGGAAGATTTGAATCTTGTAAAAATTGAAGAAGAAAAGCTTACTCACGGTGCGATAAGGCAGGTTTATAGAATCCCCATAGGAGATGAACAGATTTTAGTAAATCTCTTAGTCTTGGATTTGAATAACAAGGACATGGGCATCAAAATAGTCCCGGGAGCTGGAAAGGCCACCCAAAAAGCGACAGTAAGTCAGATGGCAAAAGCATCTAATTCTGTTGCCATGGTAAATGGAGACTTTTTCAATATGCGTTTGCAAGGCACACCCGAGGGAGTCAGCCTACTTGAAAAGAAACTTATGGTTTCACCCTGCGTGATAGAAAATACTTACACACTTGGCATAAACGAAGAAGGGGCCTTTATCGATCAAATCAAATTTCAAGGTAAACTTACAGCTGCCAACGGGGCAAGCTTTCCAATAGATGGCTTAAACAAATCATATTATTGGTATGAACCCGACAACTCCTACTCTCATCAAGACCGTTTTCAAGTATATAATGATTTTTGGGCGGCAAAAACAAGAGGAGACAAGGGAAATTCTGAAATCCTTCTAGACAAGGACGGCAGAGTTGAGCAAGTTTCTGAAGGCAAAAACTTTGATTTTCCTGTACCTGAAGGAAAGACCATAATCCAAGCATCAGGCAAGGCTATGGATTTTATATATAAGAATGTGTCTGTCGGCGAAAAAGTCGATTTAAAAATGGAAATTACACCAGATAATAACTGGATAAATCTATTGGGAGGTCATGCTCTTTTAGTAGACAAGTATCAAAAAGTACCATATACAAAAGATATAAAAGTTTTAGGAGGTGTAAGGGCAAGGACAGCTGCTGGTGTATCAGAAAATGGAAAAACGCTCTATATAGCATCTGTTGAAGGAAGAACTGCAAGATCCAGAGGCATATCCTTAAATGCGCTTTCAGATTTTTTTGTAAAAATCGGAGCTTATAGGGCCATCAATCTTGACGGAGGTGGCTCCACAGCCATGAGCATAAGAGAGCTTGGAGCAACAGAGCAAAAAAGAGTAGTAGACCCTGAAAGAAATGCAGGGGAAAGACCAGTAGTAAATGGACTTGGAGTCTATAATCTGATGCCTGCAACAGGCATTTTAAAAGGCGTAACCATGCAAGGACCATCAGAAATGATTATAGGAGAGTCGGCAGAATTTAAATTTGTCGGAGCTTATGACACTGCCCTCCAACCCATGGATAAATCACAAATCACTTATGAATTTTATGACAAGGCTCAAAATCAATATTGGAATGGCAATTACATGATGGCAAAAACTCTTGGAAAGACAGAGGTCGTTTTAAATACTGATAAGGGCATAGGAAGCACAAAAGAAGTAGAGGTAAAAGACTTAGATCAAGTTAAGGTGAGACTGGAGAGCGAAAAAAGGCTCTTTGGACCAGGAGAAAACTTCACCGTAAAAATCATTGGCAAAAAATCTAATGGAAATGAAGTAATGCTTAGCCCAAGTGTCTTTGAAGCAAGTTTGGAAGGAGCAAATGGCGAAGTCGATGCTTATGGAAATGTGAGCCTTTTTGATTTTGCCGGCTCAACTAATGCCAAGGTGGTTTACAAGAGAGGAGAAAAGACTTTAGAGTACAATATATTTGACAAGTCTTATGCTCTTGTAGAACTCGGCATAAATTCTTTAAACTACAAGATAAATGACAAGCCTGCCAAATTGGATGCCAAACCCTTTATAGAAGACTCAAGGACCCTAGTGCCTATAAGATTTATAGCCGAAGCCATGGGGGCAAAGGTAGACTGGGACAATGAAAATAGAATTGCAATTTTGAACTTTTCTGACAAAAAATTTGAAATCCCTGTCGACAAAAAAGAATTCTATGTCAATGGAGAGAAAATGGATATTGACTCTAGTGCCAAGATAAAATCATCAAGGACCTTTGTTCCAATAAGATTTGTCGCAGAAAATTTGGGCATGGAAGTAGTCTATAACCACCCGGAAAAGAAAGTATTTATACTTTCTAAGGCTGGTCTTAACAAGACGCCAAATGAAGAAATTATTTCTGAAACACAACCTAATGTAAATTCTGAAAAAGAAGTAGAAAATAGAAAAACAGAAAATAGGAAAGTAGAAAATAGAAAAACAGAAAATAGAAAAACAGAAAATAGAAAAACAGAAAATAGAAAAACAGAAAATAGAAAAGTAGAAAATAGGAAAGAAGAAAAGAAAAAAGAAGAAAAGAAAAAAGAAGAAAAGAAAAAAATAGACGACAAAATTGATGCAAAGACAAACCCAAGTTAA
- the nadE gene encoding NAD(+) synthase: MDLKLDKRLEWIKRKVEQANAKGLVFGLSGGIDSAVVAALAKRVFPENSLGLIMPCESIEEDEQDARLIANSLNLKVEKVDLTSTYQALLKASFESKNPLARANIKPRLRMTSLYYYAQDLSYLVAGGSNASELYLGYFTKHGDSGVDILPIADLVKEDVFKLAKELNIPEKIINRKPSAGLWKGQTDEDEMGFSYREIDGHLKGEKINPDTLKRIKELNLRSEHKRAMAPSFSSEEE; this comes from the coding sequence ATGGATTTAAAACTTGATAAGAGATTAGAATGGATTAAAAGAAAAGTTGAACAAGCAAATGCCAAGGGCCTAGTATTTGGACTTTCTGGCGGGATAGATTCTGCTGTTGTGGCAGCTCTTGCAAAGAGAGTTTTCCCAGAAAATAGCCTTGGCTTGATAATGCCTTGTGAGAGCATAGAAGAAGACGAGCAAGATGCTAGATTAATTGCAAATTCTTTAAATTTGAAGGTAGAAAAGGTAGATTTGACATCCACCTACCAAGCCTTGCTAAAGGCTAGCTTCGAGAGCAAAAATCCCCTGGCAAGGGCCAATATAAAGCCAAGACTTAGGATGACTAGCCTATATTATTATGCCCAAGACCTATCTTATTTGGTCGCCGGTGGGTCAAATGCGAGTGAGCTCTACTTAGGATATTTTACTAAGCATGGAGATTCTGGAGTGGACATCCTTCCAATTGCCGATCTTGTAAAAGAAGACGTGTTCAAGCTGGCAAAAGAATTAAATATTCCAGAAAAGATAATAAATAGAAAACCCTCTGCAGGTCTTTGGAAGGGGCAAACAGACGAAGATGAGATGGGATTTTCTTATAGAGAGATTGACGGGCATCTCAAGGGAGAGAAAATAAATCCCGATACTTTAAAAAGAATCAAAGAGTTAAATTTGCGTTCTGAGCATAAACGGGCCATGGCTCCGTCTTTTTCATCGGAAGAAGAATAA
- a CDS encoding YigZ family protein: MYRSLLDRGHDEFEENKSRFIGYAAPCQSEDEALSFIEEIKKKHSDARHNCYAYIIGENMGIQRYSDDKEPQGSAGMPILDAMKKEELVNACIVVTRYFGGVLLGKAGLYRAYSRGAQVGIKAAKIVIIKYFYHLKLSYDYSLHGTLSYYINTEKIYVKKESFTDKVNIEVFIEEENYDKFIENLNDITSANYTLPMKEKVLLKTLDGKIVE; the protein is encoded by the coding sequence ATGTATAGAAGCTTGCTAGATAGGGGACATGACGAGTTTGAAGAGAACAAATCGCGTTTTATAGGATATGCGGCTCCTTGCCAATCGGAAGATGAGGCCTTAAGTTTTATAGAAGAAATCAAGAAAAAACATTCAGATGCAAGGCACAATTGCTATGCCTACATAATCGGAGAGAATATGGGCATACAAAGATATTCTGATGATAAAGAGCCCCAGGGCAGTGCGGGTATGCCTATTTTGGATGCTATGAAAAAGGAAGAGCTTGTCAATGCTTGTATAGTTGTGACGAGATATTTCGGCGGAGTTCTTTTAGGAAAGGCAGGACTTTACAGAGCCTATTCAAGAGGGGCCCAAGTTGGCATTAAAGCTGCTAAGATAGTTATAATAAAATATTTTTATCACTTAAAGCTAAGCTACGATTATAGCTTGCATGGTACTTTGTCTTATTATATAAATACTGAGAAGATATATGTAAAGAAAGAATCTTTCACTGACAAAGTAAATATTGAGGTCTTTATAGAAGAAGAAAATTATGATAAATTTATAGAAAATTTGAATGATATAACTAGTGCGAATTACACTTTGCCCATGAAAGAAAAAGTTCTTTTAAAGACTTTAGATGGTAAAATTGTAGAATGA